In one Silene latifolia isolate original U9 population chromosome 10, ASM4854445v1, whole genome shotgun sequence genomic region, the following are encoded:
- the LOC141607641 gene encoding uncharacterized protein LOC141607641, producing MIISSWNVRVMNDPLKQQEVLEFLKRNKVDCGAVIETHIKSNLAQVIYKRQFSSYSLATNYNSHPGGRIWLLWNPATVQVRVLDSSAQFLHCSLLHYSSQKHILLTVVYAFNRAQERIELWNALKSLSHGLIDPWVCVGDFNVSLRSEERVGCVLHDKEMQDFRDCLHSCVLEDHLYTGGVYTWQNNQVSSPKWAKLDRLLVNSSWFLQISGSSVAFLHSGVSDHSSILLNVAATHTIHKPFRYLNCWSLSPKFGDCVSSGWNTPASGNKIFSFFSKLRALRPVLKQLHSQDYTNLTSRVAAAKLKLQKCQQLLQDSPLNHALLLQEKHLLH from the coding sequence ATGATCATTTCCTCCTGGAATGTGAGGGTGATGAATGATCCTCTAAAACAGCAGGAGGTTTTAGAATTCCTGAAAAGGAATAAGGTTGACTGTGGGGCAGTTATTGAAACCCATATTAAGAGTAATTTAGCTCAGGTTATATACAAAAGGCAGTTTAGTAGTTATTCTCTTGCTACCAATTATAACTCTCACCCTGGTGGTCGGATTTGGCTCTTGTGGAATCCTGCTACTGTGCAGGTGAGGGTGTTGGATTCTAGTGCTCAATTCCTCCATTGTTCCTTGTTGCATTATTCTTCTCAAAAGCATATCCTCCTTACTGTGGTCTATGCTTTCAATAGAGCTCAGGAAAGAATTGAGCTATGGAATGCTCTGAAAAGTCTTTCTCATGGTCTGATTGATCCCTGGGTTTGTGTGGGAGATTTTAATGTTTCTCTTCGATCTGAGGAACGGGTGGGTTGTGTTCTTCATGATAAGGAAATGCAGGATTTTAGGGATTGCCTTCACTCTTGTGTTCTGGAGGACCATCTTTATACTGGAGGGGTTTACACTTGGCAAAATAATCAAGTCTCTTCTCCTAAGTGGGCTAAATTAGATAGGCTTCTTGTTAACTCTTCTTGGTTCCTTCAGATTTCAGGGTCATCTGTTGCTTTTCTTCATTCTGGAGTTTCTGATCACTCATCCATTCTTCTCAATGTGGCAGCTACTCATACTATTCATAAGCCTTTTAGGTACCTTAATTGTTGGTCTCTTTCCCCTAAATTTGGTGACTGTGTTTCTAGTGGATGGAATACTCCTGCTTCAGGGAATAAGATTTTCTCCTTCTTTTCTAAATTGAGAGCTTTAAGGCCTGTGTTGAAGCAGCTTCACTCTCAGGATTATACTAACTTAACCTCTAGGGTTGCAGCTGCTAAACTTAAGCTTCAGAAATGCCAGCAGCTCTTGCAAGATTCTCCCCTTAACCATGCTCTTTTACTGCAAGAGAAGCACCTCTTGCATTAG